A stretch of the Lactuca sativa cultivar Salinas chromosome 9, Lsat_Salinas_v11, whole genome shotgun sequence genome encodes the following:
- the LOC111888169 gene encoding uncharacterized protein C6G9.01c has protein sequence MNKNITLFFLMYVDIIIFSTFVIQKMPKKSSSKTQKTGLQNPVVATWEKPKKTSSKPPKKSPLPKEKPCSSSTPKSFGQEIEDIFSKKRKKPEEQQKSKKRVKDGKHDESLDRKKLRNKSGGSNVKIFENEQTVTPKRKTGDGLVIYSEEELGIGKADAGGTRLCPFDCDCCF, from the coding sequence ATGAACAAAAACATCACCCTTTTTTTCTTAATGTATGTAGATATCATCATCTTTTCCACATTTGTGATTCAGAAAATGCCCAAAAAGAGCTCATCTAAGACGCAAAAAACAGGGCTACAAAACCCTGTTGTAGCCACATGGGAAAAGCCAAAAAAGACTTCATCTAAGCCTCCCAAAAAATCTCCTCTACCAAAGGAGAAACCATGCTCTAGCTCTACACCAAAATCATTTGGGCAAGAAATCGAGGATATTTTCtctaaaaaaagaaagaaacccGAGGAGCAACAAAAGAGCAAAAAAAGGGTTAAAGATGGAAAACATGATGAATCTTTGGACAGAAAGAAGCTAAGGAATAAATCTGGAGGGTCTAATGTGAAAATATTTGAAAACGAACAAACTGTTACACCAAAGAGGAAAACAGGAGATGGTCTAGTGATCTACTCGGAAGAGGAGTTGGGAATTGGTAAGGCGGATGCTGGGGGAACTCGACTTTGTCCTTTTGATTGTGAttgttgtttttga
- the LOC111888174 gene encoding ABC transporter I family member 10: MNIHTPFCASGPLHSNLPARNNNVVDAQNFAIESHRVSYSINTEKGKSIPILKDCSLKIPSGQFWMLLGPNGCGKSTLLKILAGLLCPTDGFVHVEKPRSFVFQNPDHQVVMPTVEADVAFGLGRFNLTDEETKLRVAKALTAVGMYDYLQRPVQTLSGGQKQRVAIAGALVEECKVLLLDELTTFLDESDQIGVIKAVKNTLNSCGDVTALWVTHRLEEMKYADGAVYMEDGRVVMHGEASTILDSIEARKASYTKAINS, encoded by the exons ATGAACATCCACACTCCTTTTTGCGCCTCTGGACCTCTCCACTCCAACCTCCCAGCCAG GAATAATAATGTTGTTGATGCCCAAAATTTTGCAATTGAAAGTCATAGGGTAAGCTACTCAATCAACACAGAAAAGGGGAAGTCGATTCCAATTCTAAAAGATTGTTCCCTGAAAATTCCTTCTGGACAATTCTGGATGCTGCTTGGACCTAATGGATGTGGCAAATCAACTCTTTTGAAG ATCTTGGCAGGTTTACTATGTCCAACAGATGGTTTTGTACATGTGGAAAAACCTAGAAGTTTTGTCTTCCAAAACCCAGATCACCAa GTGGTGATGCCTACTGTAGAAGCAGATGTGGCATTTGGCCTTGGAAGATTCAACCTGACTGATGAGGAAACAAAACTGAGAGTAGCAAAGGCATTAACTGCTGTGGGCATGTATGATTATTTAcag AGACCGGTTCAGACTCTTAGTGGGGGCCAGAAACAAAGGGTTGCAATTGCTGGTGCTTTGGTTGAAGAATGCAAAGTGTTGTTGCTAGATGAACTCACAACATTCTTGGATGAATCTGATCAG ATTGGGGTGATTAAAGCTGTGAAGAACACATTGAATAGTTGTGGAGATGTGACTGCATTATGGGTAACACATCGATTGGAGGAAATGAAATATGCTGATGGAGCTGTGTATATGGAAGATGGGAGAGTTGTAATGCATGGTGAAGCATCAACTATATTGGATTCTATTGAAGCTAGGAAAGCCTCTTATACAAAAGCTATTAACTCCTAA
- the LOC111888168 gene encoding uncharacterized protein LOC111888168, which produces MAMKVQLQNLSKGSLSMIDYIQRKWSIADSLAENLHPVPEEDLISYILTGLDSSYAAFATTFMMQSDNITVDDLVGFLLQEEAQIEHEHTRNAPLLNFVLTVASPISSSTALAAQRSSTRVQSSQNNSHASSPQRNPDNRRHRPMCQLCSRLGHEAIDD; this is translated from the coding sequence ATGGCCATGAAAGTCCAACTTCAGAATCTGTCAAAAGGATCGCTCTCAATGATTGACTATATTCAACGCAAATGGTCCATTGCGGACTCTCTCGCTGAGAATCTTCACCCAGTTCCGGAGGAAGATTTGATTAGCTACATTCTCACGGGACTTGACTCCTCCTATGCCGCCTTTGCCACGACGTTCATGATGCAGTCGGATAACATCACTGTTGACGATCTTGTTGGTTTTCTTTTGCAAGAAGAGGCACAGATTGAACATGAACATACTCGCAACGCTCCACTTCTCAATTTTGTTCTAACCGTTGCCTCACCTATCTCTAGTTCCACCGCCTTGGCAGCACAACGATCCTCTACCCGGGTCCAATCATCTCAAAATAACTCTCATGCTTCTAGTCCACAGCGAAATCCCGACAATCGTCGGCATCGCCCTATGTGTCAGCTATGTAGTCGTCTCGGACATGAAGCTATCGACGACTAG